GCGGTTGTTGGTTCGGAGAATGCCGGCGAGCTTCTCGATCTGAACCGCGGAAAAGGCCAGTCCATTGTCGATGCTGCTCTCAATGTCCGCCCGGGCCGCACCGGAAAATCCGGCGACAACCAGGAGAGAAACCAGAAGGAATCGGACACGCGGGACCGGCGTGGAGGGGGATGGTGGAGGGAACACGCGCGGATCATGGAGCAACGAACCGCAGAAGTCACTTTGATAATTATTAATTTCGACCGGATTTAATCCCGCCCGGAGAAAAGAATGAAGCATGGAAGGGTGGCCGCTCTTGCGTCAATTCGACGGACTCTTCATCGTCTCCCCACGATCATGCCTGCCCCATCCGAGCCCGGTCCCGCCCGTTGGGAAATCCCCGAAATCTTCCTCTCCTCACCCTTCGGCGTCTGCCTGCTCGACGCCCAGGGAATTCTCCGGGCGGCCAATCTCGAAGCGGCCCGGATTCTCCGGTTGGGCCCGGAAACCAAAGGGTCGCTCTTCACCGACTGCACCGACGAGGCGTCCCGTCCGGACGTGATCGCACTCCTGGAGCGGGAGGCCCTCACGGAGACCGGCCTGCCCCCGACGTCCATCCGGTTCATTCTGGGCGACGGGATTCCCCGCCACCTTGAGATTTCCTCCACCCGGGGAGCCTCCCTCCCACCCGGGGCCCGGCTTCTCATTCTCCACGAGCTGGGGATCGACGACCACGCCCGCAGTTACGACCGGTCGATCCTGCTCAGCCTGATGGAGGTGATCCCGGACAATATCTACTTCAAGGACCGGCAGAGCCGTTTCCTGAGGATCAACCGGTCCCATGCCAACCACTTCGGTCTGAGCGACCCCGAGCAGGCGGTGGGAAAGACTGATTTTGATTTCTTCACGCCCGAGCATGCCCAACCCGCCTTCGACGAGGAGCAGGAGATTCTCCGGACCGGCATTCCCGTGATCAACCGGGAGCAGAAGGAGACCCTGCACGACGGGCGGATCTACTGGGTTTCAACGACCAAGCTTCCCTTCTACGACCGTGAGGACAAGATCATCGGAACCTTCGGGATCTCCCGCGATATCACCGAGAACAAGAAGGTGGAACAGGCCCTCTACGAGGAGAGGAACCTCCTGCGGACCCTGATCGACATTCTGCCCAGCCGCATTTTCATCAAGGATCTCGACAGCCGGTTTGTCATCAACAACCGGTCCCATCTCGATCAGCTGAAGGTGAAGACCCAGGAGGAGGCGATCGGCAAGTCCACCTACGATTTTTACCCGACCGAACGCGGGCAGCAGGCTCTCGACGACGATCGCGAGGTCCTCGCCACCGGAAAGCCCATCATCAATCGCGAAAAGACCTACCTCGATGACGACGGCGAGCCGGTCTGGTCGCTGACGACCAAGGTGCCGTTGAAGGATTCCAACGGCAGGATGATCGGGCTGGTCGGGATCAGTCACGACATCACCGAACGCAAGCGCGCCG
This window of the Opitutaceae bacterium genome carries:
- a CDS encoding PAS domain-containing protein, whose translation is MPAPSEPGPARWEIPEIFLSSPFGVCLLDAQGILRAANLEAARILRLGPETKGSLFTDCTDEASRPDVIALLEREALTETGLPPTSIRFILGDGIPRHLEISSTRGASLPPGARLLILHELGIDDHARSYDRSILLSLMEVIPDNIYFKDRQSRFLRINRSHANHFGLSDPEQAVGKTDFDFFTPEHAQPAFDEEQEILRTGIPVINREQKETLHDGRIYWVSTTKLPFYDREDKIIGTFGISRDITENKKVEQALYEERNLLRTLIDILPSRIFIKDLDSRFVINNRSHLDQLKVKTQEEAIGKSTYDFYPTERGQQALDDDREVLATGKPIINREKTYLDDDGEPVWSLTTKVPLKDSNGRMIGLVGISHDITERKRAEQELTRRNQEMQADLKMAREIQQSLLTHHYPSFPEGAAPEDSILRFAHRYIPASSLAGDFFDIVQVSDSEAGILVCDVMGHGVKAALVTAFIRGLVEELMPLASRPGDFLSELNRAIFAIFQQSESRLFVTTLYCVADTGRGQLRYANGGHPAPYLIHEAGDSVTRIRPEDYDPEPALGLINHFQYSTWEHPLTRKDRLIAFTDGLFEIDGPDGEQLGENWLFNLVHENRRLSLEDLFDHLLKEARHQLGSNEFEDDVCLVGSRIEDSRRSDPAIAFEV